One Melitaea cinxia chromosome 20, ilMelCinx1.1, whole genome shotgun sequence DNA segment encodes these proteins:
- the LOC123663615 gene encoding SH2B adapter protein 1 — protein MAGPSDGDPDGWVEFCERQAKTAAQDFAKACLQYIQTSAGEVAARPISQKEFLKKFIECFSEQFDFEFGKLKALHKLPNGTHTGHDESDYSEDTDSPKTQHKPFFRRLSFKGLRRGKGLFHKQHSDEVELSSNLNKHKTKLAKIVVECRKEGLVNYLTPESLEQPGGPQKWEKCRLALVKTVGGYMLEFYSPPKAQKPRSGVFCFLISEARETTALEMPDHENTFVLKADNNMEYVIEAADVDDMKSWLATIKYCMRSAPTSQPPPESLAGQPEAAPPDLPPRRDLPSSTSIADLAIDTPEEAELGSIAEEACESSPRLSLAEWPWFHGTLARAAAAACVLEGGAAAHGCYLVRQSETRRGEYVLTFNFQGRAKHLRMTLSAAGQCRVQHLWFPNVHDMLEHFRASPIPLESGGAADVTLGQFVAVDRRQVGERGRALGISHGSDVRMRRVELEALLAASGAQRDTRAVDNQYWDQHNYMQLDADFTDIER, from the exons ATGGCCGGCCCGTCCGACGGCGACCCCGACGGATGGGTCGAGTTCTGCGAGCGTCAAGCTAAAACTGCCGCTCAGGACTTCGCCAAGGCTTGCTTGCAATACATACAAACCAGCGCCGGAGAAGTAGCGGCACGACCGATATCTCAAAAggaatttttaaagaaatttatagaATGTTTTTCCGAACAATTTGATTTCGAATTTGGTAAATTGAAAGCACTACACAAATTACCGAACGGTACACACACGGGCCACGATGAAAGCGATTACTCAGAAGATACGGACTCACCTAAAACTCAGCATAAACCGTTTTTTCGCAGATTATCATTTAAAGGTCTGCGCCGGGGTAAGGGTCTGTTTCATAAGCAGCATTCTGATGAAGTAGAATTGtcatctaatttaaataaacacaagACTAAATTAGCTAAGATTGTAGTGGAATGTCGTAAAGAAGGccttgtaaattatttaactcCGGAGAGCCTCGAACAACCCGGAGGCCCTCAAAAATGGGAGAAGTGTAGACTGGCTCTTGTAAAGACAGTGGGAGGCTATATGTTAGAATTCTATTCACCTCCGAAAGCACAAAAACCTAGAAGTGGGGTTTTCTGTTTCCTCATATCAGAGGCTCGAGAAACAACGGCCTTAGAAATGCCTGACCATGAAAATACGTTTGTATTAAAG GCCGACAATAACATGGAATATGTTATAGAAGCGGCAGATGTTGATGACATGAAGTCATGGCTGGCAACCATAAAATACTGTATGAGATCAGCACCCACATCCCAACCTCCCCCAGAGTCTTTAGCCGGACAACCTGAAGCGGCTCCGCCCGATCTCCCACCTAGAAGAGACTTGCCTTCTAGTACGAGTATTGCTGACCTAGCTATAGACACACCAGAAGAGGCTGaactag GGTCGATAGCGGAGGAAGCATGCGAATCATCGCCAAGGCTATCCCTGGCTGAGTGGCCGTGGTTCCACGGGACACTAGCGAGAGCGGCGGCGGCTGCCTGCGTCCTCGAGGGAGGGGCGGCGGCCCATGGTTGCTATTTAGTTCGACAGAGCGAAACTAGGAGGGGGGAATACGTGCTCACTTTCAATTTCCAG GGCCGCGCCAAGCACCTGCGCATGACGCTGAGCGCGGCGGGCCAGTGCCGCGTGCAGCACCTGTGGTTCCCCAACGTGCACGACATGCTGGAGCACTTCCGCGCCAGCCCCATCCCGCTGGAGTCGGGCGGCGCGGCCGACGTCACGCTCGGCCAGTTCGTGGCCGTCGACCGCCGCCAGGTGGGCGAGCGCGGCCGCGCC CTGGGTATATCTCACGGGAGCGATGTTCGTATGCGACGCGTGGAACTTGAGGCGCTATTGGCCGCGAGTGGCGCGCAGCGAGATACTCGTGCTGTCGACAACCA gtATTGGGATCAGCATAATTATATGCAATTAGATGCTGATTTTACGGATATAGAGCGCTga